From Salvia splendens isolate huo1 chromosome 3, SspV2, whole genome shotgun sequence, a single genomic window includes:
- the LOC121796831 gene encoding secreted RxLR effector protein 161-like gives MELVPYSNIVGNMMYMMICTRPDIAHAISTTSRYMAGFRRQHWSALRWCLRYLKGADKLGILFTRAGGAEKEPLVGFCDSDYAANLDTRRSQTGYVFTLFGSAVCWKSSLQNVAALSTTEAEYITLTSAVKESKWLMGLISDFGIKQDGVAMHCDNNGAICLARHQMFHERSKHIDVRLHFIRDEVESGRVRVVKIDTAHNPADMLTKPLSKEKFEYCCRLINILLIFEMVAGSPKVEIVRVCG, from the coding sequence atGGAGCTGGTACCTTACTCCAACATTGTTGGCAACATGATGTACATGATGATTTGTACACGGCCGGATATTGCCCATGCTATCAGCACCACAAGTAGATACATGGCTGGTTTTAGAAGACAACATTGGAGTGCTTTGAGGTGGTGTTTGAGGTATCTGAAGGGAGCTGACAAGCTTGGTATATTGTTCACAAGAGCAGGTGGAGCAGAGAAAGAGCCTCTTGTTGGTTTCTGCGATTCAGACTATGCAGCCAATCTTGACACAAGAAGGTCCCAAACAGGATATGTCTTCACTCTATTTGGGTCAGCTGTGTGTTGGAAGTCAAGTTTGCAGAATGTAGCAGCTTTATCGACCACGGAGGCTGAATACATAACGCTCACTTCGGCTGTCAAGGAGAGCAAGTGGTTGATGGGGCTGATTTCTGATTTTGGCATCAAGCAAGATGGAGTAGCAATGCATTGTGACAACAATGGAGCTATTTGCCTAGCAAGGCATCAGATGTTCCATGAGCGTagtaagcacatagatgtgcgactacacttcatcagagatgagGTTGAGAGTGGGAGGGTTCGTGTGGTAAAGATTGACACCGCACACAACCCGGCCGATATGCTAACAAAGCCCCTCAGTAAAGAAAAGTTTGAATATTGTTGTCGATTGATAAATATACTGCTGATTTTTGAGATGGTTGCTGGATCacccaaggtggagattgttagagtttgtggCTGA
- the LOC121796832 gene encoding uncharacterized protein LOC121796832, with amino-acid sequence MTRQFRLQQSYSMGARRQPLLNSEFSSSGGMRRVRVAEMAGGTTAECAAVCCCCPCGMLNLAVLAVYKLPAGLCRKALRKQRQRQLLKRGILRSHGYGCDYDDDEYFLRLHSGNSSVVTTFESGNIQVIELEKQMMDKFYGAGFWRSPSQKSDTSALTTVSI; translated from the coding sequence ATGACGAGACAATTCCGGCTGCAGCAGTCGTATTCGATGGGGGCGCGGCGGCAGCCGCTGCTGAACAGCGAGTTCTCGTCCAGCGGCGGGATGAGGCGGGTGAGGGTGGCGGAGATGGCTGGGGGAACGACGGCGGAGTGCGCTGCGGTGTGCTGCTGCTGCCCGTGCGGGATGCTGAATCTGGCGGTGCTGGCGGTGTACAAATTGCCGGCGGGGCTGTGCAGGAAGGCTCTGAGGAAGCAGCGCCAGCGCCAGCTGCTTAAAAGGGGGATTCTACGCTCGCACGGCTACGGCTGCGACTACGACGACGACGAATACTTCCTCCGCCTCCATTCCGGCAACAGCAGCGTCGTCACCACATTTGAGTCCGGGAATATTCAGGTGATTGAGCTCGAGAAACAGATGATGGATAAATTCTACGGCGCCGGTTTCTGGCGGAGTCCGTCGCAGAAGAGCGATACCTCCGCCCTTACAACCGTCTCTATCTAG
- the LOC121795606 gene encoding calcium-dependent protein kinase 20-like, whose translation MGNTCAGPNTGKNGFFQSMTAAVWKPKQGIPPPDQDSVGSSNNKENSVNSDSAVQSTPPTQMVIAPEEPKKPETPPPKPETTNTNDTDNNNNNKQGDAVKQQNKPAHIKRVSSAGLQVESVLQRKTENMKEKFTLGRKLGQGQFGTTFLCIEKGTNKEFACKTIAKRKLTTPEDVEDVRREIQIMHHLAGHPNVISIVGAFEDAVAVHVVMELCSGGELFDRIIQRGHYTERKAAELARIIVGVVQACHSLGVMHRDLKPENFLFVNQQEESPLKTIDFGLSAFFKPGETFIDVVGSPYYVAPEVLRKHYGQECDVWSAGVIIYILLCGVPPFWDESEQGIFEQVLKGELDFVSEPWPSISESAKDLVRKMLVRDPKKRLTAHQVLCHPWVQVGGVAPDKPLDSAVLSRLKQFSAMNKIKKIAIRVIAESLSEEEIAGLKEMFKMIDVDNSGHITLEELKKGLSRVGAHLKDSEIENLMQAADFDNSGTIDYREFVAAMLHLNKVQKEDHVYAAFSYFDKDGSGYITRDELQQVCEQFGIEDVHLDDIIREVDKDNDGRIDYSEFVAMMQDSSFGGKVIQSSISLGMKGS comes from the exons ATGGGGAATACATGCGCAGGCCCAAACACAGGGAAGAATGGATTCTTCCAATCCATGACCGCCGCCGTGTGGAAGCCTAAGCAGGGCATTCCGCCGCCGGATCAGGACTCCGTCGGCAGCAGTAATAACAAGGAAAACTCCGTCAATTCCGACTCCGCTGTCCAGAGCACACCTCCCACGCAGATGGTCATTGCCCCTGAGGAGCCTAAGAAACCGGAAACTCCGCCGCCAAAGCCAGAGACAACCAACACCAATGATactgataataataataataacaagcAAGGCGATGCAGTGAAGCAGCAGAACAAGCCTGCACACATAAAGAGAGTGTCCAGTGCAGGACTGCAGGTGGAGTCTGTGCTGCAGCGGAAAACGGAGAATATGAAGGAAAAGTTTACTCTCGGGAGGAAGCTAGGGCAAGGCCAGTTTGGGACCACGTTCCTTTGCATCGAGAAGGGGACGAACAAGGAGTTCGCTTGCAAAACCATTGCTAAGAGGAAGCTGACGACGCCCGAGGATGTGGAGGATGTGAGGAGGGAGATTCAGATCATGCACCATTTGGCAGGGCATCCCAATGTGATCTCGATTGTGGGGGCTTTTGAGGATGCTGTGGCAGTTCATGTTGTGATGGAGCTTTGCTCTGGCGGGGAGCTCTTCGATAGGATCATTCAAAGGGGGCATTACACCGAGAGGAAGGCGGCTGAGTTGGCTAGGATAATAGTTGGTGTGGTGCAAGCTTGCCATTCTCTTGGAGTTATGCATAGAGACTTGAAACCTGAGAATTTCCTCTTTGTTAATCAGCAGGAGGAGTCGCCGCTCAAAACCATTGATTTTGGCCTCTCTGCTTTCTTCAAGCCAG GGGAAACATTCATTGATGTTGTCGGAAGCCCTTACTACGTTGCCCCAGAGGTACTAAGGAAGCATTATGGCCAAGAATGTGATGTTTGGAGTGCGGGAGTTATCATCTACATATTGCTATGTGGAGTTCCACCATTTTGGGATG AATCAGAACAGGGAATTTTCGAGCAGGTTTTGAAAGGTGAACTTGACTTTGTTTCGGAACCCTGGCCTAGCATATCTGAGAGTGCAAAAGATCTTGTCCGGAAAATGCTTGTACGAGACCCAAAGAAGAGGCTCACAGCTCATCAAGTTCTTT GCCATCCATGGGTACAAGTCGGTGGCGTTGCTCCGGATAAGCCTCTTGATTCTGCTGTTCTAAGTCGTCTAAAGCAATTCTCTGCGATGAACAAGATCAAGAAGATTGCCATCAGA GTTATTGCCGAGAGCCTATCTGAGGAGGAAATTGCAGGACTAAAGGAAATGTTTAAAATGATCGACGTAGATAATAGTGGACACATCACCCTTGAAGAACTCAAGAAAGGGCTATCAAGAGTTGGAGCCCACCTCAAAGACTCAGAAATAGAGAATCTTATGCAAGCT GCTGATTTCGACAACAGTGGCACGATAGATTATCGGGAGTTTGTGGCAGCAATGTTGCACCTAAACAAGGTGCAGAAAGAGGATCATGTATACGCGGCCTTTTCGTATTTCGACAAAGATGGCAGCGGCTACATCACAAGGGATGAGCTCCAGCAGGTCTGCGAGCAATTCGGAATAGAAGATGTCCACCTGGACGACATCATCCGGGAAGTCGACAAAGACAAC gATGGGCGCATTGACTACAGCGAGTTCGTGGCGATGATGCAGGACAGCAGTTTTGGGGGCAAGGTAATACAGAGTAGCATAAGCTTGGGAATGAAGGGTTCTTAG